The sequence ACGAGAAGCGGTCGCGCATCGGGGAGTTCGTGGAGCGCCTGCGCTCGGAGTTCCCCCCGGAAGATGACGTCGCGATCCGGAAGTGACAGGCGGCGCTCGGTGCTGGGCGCCGCCCACCGAGCCTGTGAATGCTGCCGTTACCTGAGACTCCCGTTGAACTGACGATTGAGCGCCTGGGCCAGCTCGGCGAGGGCGTGGCCTCCTGGCAGGGCCGCACCGTGTTCATCCCGGGCGCCTTTCCCGGCGACACCGTGCGCGTGCACCTCGAGACGCAGGGCCGCGTGTTGCGCGGGCTCTTGCGGCAGGTGGTGAAGCCGGGTCCGGACCGCCGCGAGCCTCCCTGTCCGGCGGCCGGCGACTGCGGCGGTTGTGACTGGCTGGGGCTGAACGAGCCTGCCCAGCGCACCGCGAAGCAGGAGATCGTCCTCTCCACCCTGGAGCACCTGGGCCACCTGTCGAGGGAGTCCTTCACCGTGCGGCCGCTGCTGGTGGCGCCGCGCGACTGGGGCTACCGGCGCCGCGCGGTGCTGCACCCGACGGGCAAGGGGACGCTGGGCTACTTCGGACGGCGCAGCCATGAGCGCGTCCCCGTGTCCGAGTGCGGCGCGCTGACGCCCGTGCTGACGGCGCTGCCGGGGAAGCTGGCCCCACTGCTCAAGCCGCTGGCGAAGGACACCGAGGAGGTGCTGCTGCTCGCCGAGGGCGACAAGGCCGCCTTCGCCGTGAATCTCACGGGGCCGGTGACGGCGCGGCACGTGGAGGCCGCCGAGGCCGCAGTGCGGACGCTGCGCCTGGAGGGCGCGGTGCTGGTGCCGAAGGAGGGCTCGCCGCGCGTGCTGGGCAAGCCGGCGCTGCGCTCGCTCTCACCGCTGCGGCCGGAGGTGCCGCTGTACCTGCGGCCGGATGCCTTCGCGCAGGCGCACGCGGAGGCCAACGTGGGGCTCGTCACCTCGGCCATCTATGAGCTGGGGGCGAAGGACGGCGACTCGGTGCTGGAGCTGTACTCGGGCAACGGCAACTTCACCTTCCCGCTGGCGGCGGGCGCGGCGTCGGTGCTGGGCGTGGAGTCCTCGCCGGTGGGCGTGGAGCTGGCCCAGCGCAGCGCGCGCGAGGGTGGGGTGGGCAACGTGCGCTTCATCCAGGGCGATGCGCGCAAGGCATGCGACGGGCTGGTGGCCGAGGGGAAGAAGTTCGACGTGTGCCTCGCGGACCCGCCGCGCACCGGAGCGCCCGGCCTGTCGAAGTGGATGACGGCCCTGGGCGTGCGCCGGGTGGTGTACGTGGCGTGCGACCCGGCCTCGCTCGCGCGCGACGCGGCCGGGCTGGTCGAGGCGGGCTACAAGCCCCTGGCCCTCCAGGTGGTGGACATGTTCCCCCAGACGCACCACGTGGAAGCCGTCATGTCCTTCGAGCGGAACGCCTGAGGCGAACCCAGACTGAAAGTACGTCCCGGGCCTTTGCGCACGCACGGGCCGCCAGACGGAGCAACAGGGCCTCCGTCTGGCGGATACGCGCTTAGTCTGGAAGTCAGTAAATTTTAGTGATTACACCGCGTGTAGCAGGGGAGGAGACGACCGCCTGCTTACGCTCGCCGCATTCCGGATTGCACCGGGGCCGTGCCCGGACATGATGGTCAGGTGGACGCCCGCATCGTCGAGTTCGCCGAAGTGCTCCGCCAGAACGGCGTGCGCGTCAGTACGTCCGAGGTCCAGGACGCGCTGCGCGCCACGACGGAGGTGGGGCTGAAGGACCGGAGCCTCTTCCGCTCGGTGCTCCGCACCACGCTGGTGAAGCGCGAGCTGGACGTGGACACCTTCAACCGCGCGTTCGACTTCTACTTCTCCGGCGCGGCGAAGACGTTCGAGGGCATCGACAAGTCGCTCGCGGACCAGCTCAAGGATGAGGGCTACCTGGAGGGCGACCTGCTGAAGATGGTCATCATCCAGATGGCCCAGCTCCTCCCGGAGATGTCGCCGCTGGCCCAGGCCGTCCTCGAAGGAGACCGCGCGCGGCTGGCTCAAATCTTCCGCATGGCCTCGCTCCAGCTCGACCTGTCGCAGCTGGAGAGCCCGCTCCAGGCCGGCTTCTTCTCGCGGCGCCTGCTGGCCGGCGCCGGCATGGAGAAGGCCCGCTCCGACATGAAGTCGCTGGAGGACGAGCTGCGCGCGCGCGGCCTCGCGCCCGAGGGCATCGAAATCGTCTCGCGCCATGTCGCCGCCGCGATGCGGAAGATTGAAGACGCCGCGCGCCAGGAGGTGAAGCGTCAGGCCGAGGCCCGCATCCGCCGCCGCACGGACACGGTGCAGGACAAGCCGCTGCACCTGCTGACGCAGGCGGAGGTGGACCAGATGGAGTCCGCCGTGCGCACGCTCGCGGAGAAGCTGCGCAGCCGGCTCATCCGCAAGCAGCGCTCGTACCGCCGGGGCGCGCTCAACGTCCGCCGCACCCTGCGCCGCAACATGCCGTGGGGTGGGGTGCCCATGGTCCCGCAGTTCCGTCGCCGCCGGCCGGAGCGCCCGGAGCTCGTGGTGCTGTGCGACGTGTCCGACTCGGTGCGGAACGCGTCGCGGATGATGCTCCTGTTCATGCACACGCTGCAGTCGCTCTTCGTGCGTGTGCGCTCGTTCGTCTTCGTGTCCGACGTGGGCGAGGTGACGCAGTACTTCAAGGACCTGGACGTGGACGAGGCCATCGACATGGCCACCGCGGGCAAGACGGTGTCCCTGAGCGCCAACTCCAACTACGGCCGCGCGCTGGCGGACTTCACCCGGGACCACCTGGGCAGCATCACCCGCCGCACCACGGTGATGGTGATTGGCGACGGGCGGAACAACTACAACGCGAACAACGCGTGGGCCCTGAAGGACCTGCGCCGTAAGGCGAAGCGCCTCCTGTGGATCTGCCCCGAGGAGCGGGGCAACTGGGGCATCGGCGACAGCGAGATGCTCACCTACGAGAAGCACTGCCATCAGGCCGTCGTCGTGACCTCCGTGTCGGACCTGGCGCGCATCGCGGACCAGCTCGTCCCGGCATAGGGGCGCAGCCGCCTCTACTTCCAATGTCGCACCTGGCGCGCAGCGCGGACCCACACGTTCGGGTGTGAGGCCATCTCCGCGAGACACCCATACCGGCCAGGTGGCGCATTTTTTCTGTCAGGAACGACAGGGGAGCGCCGTCACGCCGCAACCATCAGGGGCTGCGTCACTTTCGCAGGCACGCAACGAGGGCGAATCGTATAGAGGGTCGCCCAACACACCCCCTGCTGAGTCCCGCTGATGACTTCCCACGCCACAGCTCCTTCTGAGGCTGCGCAGCCTCTTTCTTCGCAACCCGTTCGCAAAAGCAACCGCAAGTATTGGATTCTTGGAATCCTGACCCTGTTCGCCGTCGTCGGCGTGCTGGTCGGCATCAAGGCCATGCAGATTGGCGCGATGATTGATGCCGGCTCCTCCTTCGTCCCACCTCCGGAGGCCGTGACGTCGGCCAAGGTCGAAGCCGTCGAGTGGCAGGCAGCTCGCGGCGCAGTGGGCTCCATCCTCGCGGTGCGAGGCGTGACGCTCGGCGCGGAGATGTCGGGCATCGTCCGTGAAATCGGCTTCGAGAATGGCTCGGTGGTGAAGAAGGGCCAGGTGCTCCTCAAGCTCGACACCACGAGCGAGTCGGCCCAGTTGACCGGAGCCGAGGCGGACGCGCAGCTGTCCCAGCTCACGCTGGCCCGCGTCAAGAAGCTCCACGAGCAGGGCGCCAACACGCAGTCCGAGCTCGAGTCCGCGCAGGCCCGCTCCGTGCAGGCTGAGGCCTCGGCGACGAACCTGCGCGCCATCATCTCGAAGAAGGTCATCCGCGCGCCCTTCGACGGGCGCATCGGCATCCGGCAGGTGGAGCTGGGGCAGGTCATCTCCCCGGGCTCGCCCATCGCCTCGCTCCAGTCCGTGGACCCCGTCTACGTGGAGTTCCTGCTGCCGCAGCAGGCGCTGTTGGACGCGAGGGTGGGGCAGAAGGTCCGCGTCCACGTGGACGTGTTCCCGGGCAACACGTGGGAGGGCGAGCTGACGACCATCAACCCCGAGGTGGAGGTCTCCACCCGCAACGTGCGCATGCGCGCCACCGTGCCGAATCCGGATGGGCGCCTGCTGCCGGGCATGTTCTCCAACATCGAGGTGCTCGCCGAGGGCAAGCGGAACGTCGTGGCCATTCCGGCGACGGCGGTGCTCTTCGCTCCGTACGGTGACTCGGTGTTCGTCATCGTGGACGGCAAGGACATGGCCGGCAAGCCGAGCCTCGTGGCCCAGCAGCGCTTCGTCCGTTTGGGCGAGCGGCGCGGTGACTTCGTCGAGGTGACGTCCGGCCTGACGGCGGGCGAGACGGTTGCCAACAACGGTGCCTTCAAGCTGCGCAACGGCGCCACGGTCCTCGTCAACGACGCGCTGGCGCCAAAGCCCGAGGCCGCGCCGCAGCCGGTGGACCGCTAAGGCACGGAAAGACGCGCCATGAATTTCACTTCGCTCTTCATCCGCCGGCCCGTGGTGGCGCTGGTGGTCAACCTCCTCATCGTCATCGCGGGACTGCAGGCCATCCAGTCCCTCAACGTGCGGCAGTACCCGCGCAGCGAGACCGCCGACATCACCGTGACGACGGTGTACGTTGGCGCCAACGCGGAGCTCGTCCGCGGCTTCATCACCACGCCGCTGGAGCGCGCCGTCGCCTCGGCGGATGGCATCGACTACGTCGAGTCCCAGAGCTCGCAGGGCGTCTCCATCATCCGCGCCCGGCTCAAGCTCAACCACGACGCCAACCGGGCGCTCAGTGAGATCAGCTCCAAGGTGGACCAGGTGCGCGGAGACCTTCCGCCCGAGGCCCAGGTCCCGGTCATCAACATCGAGTCGGCGGAGAGCCAGTTCGCCGCCGCCTACCTCAGCTTCTCCTCCGAGTTCCTGAAGCAGAACGAGATTACGGACTACCTCGTGCGCGTGGTGCAGCCCCGGCTGACGGCCGTGGAGGGCGTGCAGCGCGCGGACCTGCTCGGAGCGCGCACGTTCGCCATGCGCATCTGGCTCAAGCCGGACCGGATGGCCGCGCTCAACATCAGCCCCGCGCAGGTGCGTCAGGCGCTGGCCGCCAACAACTACCTCGCGGCGGTGGGGCAGACGAAGGGCTCGCTCGTCCAGGTGAACCTCACGGCGAACACGGACCTGCGCTCGGTGCAGGAGTTCAAGCAGCTCATCATCCGGCACGACGGCGGCGCGGTGGTGCGGCTGGCGGACATCGCGGACGTGGTGCTCGGCGCCGAGGACTACGACACGGACGTCGCCTTCAACGGACAGACGGCGGTGTTCATCGGCATCTGGGCGCTGCCCACGGCCAACTCGCTGGACGTCATCAAGCGCATCCGCGTGGAGATGGACTCGCTCAAGCGCGAGGTGCCGGAGCAGCTCCATGCGGAAGTCGCCTTCGACGCCACGGAGTACATCCAGAATGCGCTCGACGAGGTGTTCGGGACGCTGCTCGAGACGCTCCTCATCGTCGTGGTGGTCATCTTCCTCTTCCTGGGCTCGGTGCGCTCCATCCTGATTCCGGTGGTGGCCATTCCGGTGTCGCTCATCGGCACGGTGTTCCTGATGCAGGTGTTCGGCTTCACCGTGAACCTGCTCACGCTGCTCGCGGTGGTGCTCTCCGTGGGCCTCGTGGTGGATGACGCCATCGTCGTCGTGGAGAACGTGGAGCGGCACCTCGCCGAAGGCCTGAGCCCGATGAACGCGGCGCTCAAGGGCGCAAGAGAGCTGGTGGGCCCCATCATCGCGATGACGATTACGCTCGCCGCGGTGTACGCGCCCATCGCGTTCCAGGGCGGTCTGACGGGCTCGCTGTTCCGCGAGTTCGCGCTCACACTCGCGGGCGCGGTCACGCTCTCAGGCGTGGTGGCGCTGACGCTGTCACCGATGATGTCCGCCTTCCTCCTCAAGGCGGGCCACGAGAACCAGGGGCTGTCGGGGTACATCAACCGTGGCTTCGCGCGCCTGCGGGCCGCGTACTCGCGCTCGTTGGACACGGCCCTGGGTGCGCGTGCGGTGGTCTACACGATGTGGGTCGTGCTCAGCGTGCTCGCGTTCCTGATGTTCTCGCAGTCTCCGAAGGAGCTCGCTCCGACGGAGGACCAGGGCATCGTCTTCGGCATCGTCAACTCTCCGTCCAACTCCACGCTGGAGCAGCTCACGCCGTTCGTGCGCGAGGTGAACAACACGCTGATGGAGATGCCGGAGTCCCAGTTCACCTTCCAGATCACCAACCCGGGCGGAGGCTTCTGGGGCCTGGGCCTGAAGCCGTGGGAGCAGCGCAAGCGCTCCGCCGCGGAGGTGCTCGCCGAATCGCAGCAGCGGCTCGGCGTCATCCCCGGCATCCAGACGTTCCCCATCCTCCCGCCGGCCCTTCCGGGTGGCGGCAACTTCCCGGTGGAGTTCGTCATCGCCTCCACCGCGGAGGCGAGTGAGCTGCTCGCATTCGCGAACCAGCTCCAGGAGAAGGCGACGCAGAGCGGGATGTTTGCCTTCCCGCCGCTCATCGACGTGAAGATCGACCAGCCGCAGTCGGAGGTGGTGGTCGACCGCGAGAAGGTCGCGCAGCTCGGACTGAACCTCGGGACGGTGGGACAGGATTTGGGCGCGGCGATGGGTGGCAACTTCGTCAACCGCTTCAACATCTCCGGGCGCAGCTACAAGGTCATCCCCCAGCTCCTGCGGGCGTCGCGGCTCAACCCCGAGCAGCTGAACGACGTGTACGTCACGGGTCCCAACGGACAGCTCGTGTCGCTGTCGTCCATCGCGACCCTCAACGACAAGGTGGCCCCGCGGTCGCTCAACCGCTTCCAGCAGTTGAACGCGGTGAAG comes from Pyxidicoccus parkwaysis and encodes:
- a CDS encoding efflux RND transporter periplasmic adaptor subunit, giving the protein MLVGIKAMQIGAMIDAGSSFVPPPEAVTSAKVEAVEWQAARGAVGSILAVRGVTLGAEMSGIVREIGFENGSVVKKGQVLLKLDTTSESAQLTGAEADAQLSQLTLARVKKLHEQGANTQSELESAQARSVQAEASATNLRAIISKKVIRAPFDGRIGIRQVELGQVISPGSPIASLQSVDPVYVEFLLPQQALLDARVGQKVRVHVDVFPGNTWEGELTTINPEVEVSTRNVRMRATVPNPDGRLLPGMFSNIEVLAEGKRNVVAIPATAVLFAPYGDSVFVIVDGKDMAGKPSLVAQQRFVRLGERRGDFVEVTSGLTAGETVANNGAFKLRNGATVLVNDALAPKPEAAPQPVDR
- a CDS encoding efflux RND transporter permease subunit; its protein translation is MNFTSLFIRRPVVALVVNLLIVIAGLQAIQSLNVRQYPRSETADITVTTVYVGANAELVRGFITTPLERAVASADGIDYVESQSSQGVSIIRARLKLNHDANRALSEISSKVDQVRGDLPPEAQVPVINIESAESQFAAAYLSFSSEFLKQNEITDYLVRVVQPRLTAVEGVQRADLLGARTFAMRIWLKPDRMAALNISPAQVRQALAANNYLAAVGQTKGSLVQVNLTANTDLRSVQEFKQLIIRHDGGAVVRLADIADVVLGAEDYDTDVAFNGQTAVFIGIWALPTANSLDVIKRIRVEMDSLKREVPEQLHAEVAFDATEYIQNALDEVFGTLLETLLIVVVVIFLFLGSVRSILIPVVAIPVSLIGTVFLMQVFGFTVNLLTLLAVVLSVGLVVDDAIVVVENVERHLAEGLSPMNAALKGARELVGPIIAMTITLAAVYAPIAFQGGLTGSLFREFALTLAGAVTLSGVVALTLSPMMSAFLLKAGHENQGLSGYINRGFARLRAAYSRSLDTALGARAVVYTMWVVLSVLAFLMFSQSPKELAPTEDQGIVFGIVNSPSNSTLEQLTPFVREVNNTLMEMPESQFTFQITNPGGGFWGLGLKPWEQRKRSAAEVLAESQQRLGVIPGIQTFPILPPALPGGGNFPVEFVIASTAEASELLAFANQLQEKATQSGMFAFPPLIDVKIDQPQSEVVVDREKVAQLGLNLGTVGQDLGAAMGGNFVNRFNISGRSYKVIPQLLRASRLNPEQLNDVYVTGPNGQLVSLSSIATLNDKVAPRSLNRFQQLNAVKLSGVAIRPLDEALTYLESEASKILPKGYRIDYTGESRQLRVEGNKFLAAFALAVVLIFLVLAAQFNSFRDPLIILMGSVPLALFGALLTTFLKMPNPMMPFFTDSFTTTLNIYSQVGLVTLVGLIAKNGILIVDFANRLQEEGKSKLDAVREAASERLRPILMTSVATVAGHFPLVLVEGPGAAARNSIGLVLVTGMAIGTVFTLYFVPAIYLLIARTRTAPAGDVDAVPQLVPAQAAQQGH
- a CDS encoding VWA domain-containing protein; translation: MDARIVEFAEVLRQNGVRVSTSEVQDALRATTEVGLKDRSLFRSVLRTTLVKRELDVDTFNRAFDFYFSGAAKTFEGIDKSLADQLKDEGYLEGDLLKMVIIQMAQLLPEMSPLAQAVLEGDRARLAQIFRMASLQLDLSQLESPLQAGFFSRRLLAGAGMEKARSDMKSLEDELRARGLAPEGIEIVSRHVAAAMRKIEDAARQEVKRQAEARIRRRTDTVQDKPLHLLTQAEVDQMESAVRTLAEKLRSRLIRKQRSYRRGALNVRRTLRRNMPWGGVPMVPQFRRRRPERPELVVLCDVSDSVRNASRMMLLFMHTLQSLFVRVRSFVFVSDVGEVTQYFKDLDVDEAIDMATAGKTVSLSANSNYGRALADFTRDHLGSITRRTTVMVIGDGRNNYNANNAWALKDLRRKAKRLLWICPEERGNWGIGDSEMLTYEKHCHQAVVVTSVSDLARIADQLVPA
- a CDS encoding class I SAM-dependent RNA methyltransferase; the protein is MLPLPETPVELTIERLGQLGEGVASWQGRTVFIPGAFPGDTVRVHLETQGRVLRGLLRQVVKPGPDRREPPCPAAGDCGGCDWLGLNEPAQRTAKQEIVLSTLEHLGHLSRESFTVRPLLVAPRDWGYRRRAVLHPTGKGTLGYFGRRSHERVPVSECGALTPVLTALPGKLAPLLKPLAKDTEEVLLLAEGDKAAFAVNLTGPVTARHVEAAEAAVRTLRLEGAVLVPKEGSPRVLGKPALRSLSPLRPEVPLYLRPDAFAQAHAEANVGLVTSAIYELGAKDGDSVLELYSGNGNFTFPLAAGAASVLGVESSPVGVELAQRSAREGGVGNVRFIQGDARKACDGLVAEGKKFDVCLADPPRTGAPGLSKWMTALGVRRVVYVACDPASLARDAAGLVEAGYKPLALQVVDMFPQTHHVEAVMSFERNA